The following proteins are co-located in the Sporolactobacillus pectinivorans genome:
- a CDS encoding antirestriction protein ArdA, giving the protein MEMKVYIANLGKYNEGELVGAWFTPPVDFEDVKERIGLNNAYEEYAIHDYELPFDIDEYTPIEEINRLCALADDLEGTPIEEEMREVQNTFFGSFEEMVEHKDDIICYPDCDDMADVARYLLEESGTLGEVPSHLQSYIDYEAYGRDLEIEGNFLVTPHGVFEYVS; this is encoded by the coding sequence ATGGAAATGAAAGTCTATATCGCTAATCTAGGTAAATACAACGAGGGCGAATTAGTTGGTGCGTGGTTCACTCCGCCCGTAGACTTTGAGGACGTCAAGGAGCGTATCGGACTTAATAACGCGTATGAAGAATATGCCATCCACGATTACGAATTGCCCTTTGACATTGATGAGTACACGCCCATTGAGGAAATCAACCGTTTGTGTGCTCTGGCGGATGATTTGGAAGGAACGCCAATTGAGGAAGAGATGCGGGAAGTCCAGAACACTTTCTTTGGCAGCTTTGAAGAAATGGTCGAGCATAAGGATGACATCATCTGTTATCCCGACTGTGATGATATGGCAGATGTGGCTCGTTACCTGTTGGAAGAATCCGGCACGCTTGGTGAAGTTCCCTCTCATTTACAGAGTTATATCGATTATGAAGCCTACGGGCGTGATTTGGAGATTGAAGGAAATTTTCTGGTCACTCCACACGGTGTTTTTGAATACGTCAGTTAA
- a CDS encoding DUF3298 and DUF4163 domain-containing protein, which translates to MAATGRRILAALLVLILLLFMNFYSFTEVRASTGQWIPLKIKIQRLSDDIFYPVVTSGIQKRSKEKINRTFYSHAKDIQKTDRKYKKQYEHDRLISAASSYYASTRPFVRYNNARLLSVSFIDESYTGGAHGMHYEKVYNFDNRSGEEYRLSDIIKNKEELQRVNTFVKKRMIDLKDRGRYDFFADAFESIDNRNGQYYFYDQGIVLIFQEYEVAPYSNGIIHLNVPYKIFK; encoded by the coding sequence ATGGCGGCCACAGGCAGGCGAATTTTAGCGGCCCTTCTTGTATTGATTCTGCTCCTTTTTATGAATTTTTATAGCTTTACAGAGGTCCGCGCGAGCACCGGACAATGGATTCCGCTGAAAATAAAAATACAAAGACTCTCGGATGACATTTTTTACCCCGTTGTCACATCAGGGATTCAGAAACGCAGTAAAGAAAAAATAAATCGAACGTTTTATTCACACGCAAAAGACATCCAGAAGACGGACAGAAAATACAAAAAGCAGTATGAACACGACCGGCTGATCAGCGCGGCGAGTTCTTACTATGCTAGTACGAGACCCTTTGTCCGGTATAATAATGCGCGGTTGCTGAGCGTTTCATTCATCGATGAGTCCTACACCGGCGGGGCACATGGCATGCACTATGAGAAAGTCTATAATTTCGACAATCGGTCCGGAGAAGAATATCGATTGAGCGACATCATTAAAAATAAAGAAGAACTGCAAAGAGTAAACACATTTGTTAAAAAAAGGATGATTGACCTTAAAGACAGGGGCCGCTATGACTTTTTCGCTGACGCATTCGAAAGCATCGATAACCGCAACGGACAGTACTATTTTTATGATCAAGGTATTGTGCTCATTTTTCAGGAATACGAGGTGGCTCCGTATTCGAACGGAATCATTCATCTGAACGTTCCCTACAAAATTTTCAAGTAG
- a CDS encoding ATP-binding protein, whose translation MAYPIKYIENNLVFNHDGECFAYYELIPYNYSFLSPEEKNEVHDHFRQLIAQSRDGKIHALQIATESSIRATQTRSKQAVTGKLKDVAYRKIDEQTEALVGMIGENQIDYRFFIGFKLLLNEQEVNLRAFGESVIVSFSEFLHEVNHQLMGDFVSLSNKEINRFMKMERLLENKIARRFKVRRLDKDDFGYLIEHLYGRTGSSYESYTYPLPTQKLKRETLVKRYDLIKPTRCLVEESQRYLKIEREDQTTYVSYFTINSIVRELDFPSSEIFYYQQQQFTFSIDTSMNVEIVTNKKALTTVRNKKKELKDLDNHAWQSNNESGNDVMEALDSVNELEAALDQTKEAMYKLSYVIRVAAPDLDELKRRCNEVMDFYDDFSIKLVRPFGDMIGLHGEFLPASKRYMNDYIQYVTSDFLAGLGFGAAQMLGETEGIYIGYNLDTGRNVYLKPSLAAQGVKGSVTNALAAAFLGSLGGGKSFSNNLLVYYAVLYGGQAVILDPKSERGGWKETLPEIAEEINIINLTREERNKGLLDPYVIMKQPKDAESLAIDILTFLTGISSRDGEKFPTLRKAIRRVTQSDRRGLLCVIDELYKEGTSVASSMADHIDSIKDSNLGHLLFSDGMTVQSISLDKQLNIIQVADLVLPDAETEFKEYTTVELLSVAILIVISTFALDFIHSNRSVFKMVDLDEAWSFLQVAQGKTLSNKLVRAGRAMNAGVYFVTQNADDLLDEKMKNNIGLKFAFRSTDIHEIKKTLEFFGVDKEDEQNQKRLRELENGQCLISDLYGRVGVIQIHPVFEELLHAFDTRPPVRKEVT comes from the coding sequence ATGGCGTACCCGATCAAGTACATCGAAAATAATCTTGTTTTTAATCATGACGGCGAGTGCTTCGCCTATTATGAACTGATTCCCTACAATTACTCGTTTCTGAGTCCGGAAGAAAAAAACGAAGTACATGACCATTTTCGCCAGCTCATCGCTCAGAGTCGTGACGGGAAAATTCATGCCCTGCAGATTGCGACTGAATCGAGTATCCGGGCCACGCAGACACGCAGTAAGCAAGCAGTGACCGGGAAATTGAAAGACGTGGCTTACCGAAAAATTGATGAACAAACCGAAGCGTTAGTCGGCATGATTGGTGAAAACCAAATCGACTATCGCTTTTTTATCGGCTTCAAACTGTTATTAAATGAGCAGGAAGTGAATCTAAGGGCATTCGGTGAGTCTGTGATAGTGAGCTTTTCTGAGTTTCTTCATGAGGTCAATCACCAACTGATGGGCGATTTCGTCAGCTTGAGTAATAAAGAGATCAATCGGTTTATGAAAATGGAACGCCTGCTGGAAAACAAAATCGCTCGCCGGTTCAAAGTCCGCAGGCTAGATAAAGATGACTTCGGTTATCTAATTGAACATCTCTATGGAAGGACCGGTTCATCTTATGAGTCCTACACCTATCCTCTGCCAACCCAAAAGCTGAAGCGGGAAACGTTGGTGAAGCGGTATGACCTGATCAAACCCACCCGTTGCCTCGTCGAGGAAAGTCAGCGGTATTTGAAAATCGAACGGGAAGATCAAACGACTTACGTTTCCTATTTCACGATTAATTCGATTGTGCGGGAGCTGGACTTCCCTTCCTCAGAGATCTTTTACTATCAACAACAACAATTCACGTTTTCGATTGACACATCGATGAATGTGGAGATTGTCACGAATAAGAAAGCCTTAACGACGGTGCGTAACAAGAAAAAGGAGCTGAAAGACTTAGATAACCATGCTTGGCAGTCCAACAATGAGTCGGGGAACGACGTGATGGAAGCACTGGATAGTGTCAACGAACTAGAAGCGGCTCTCGATCAGACCAAGGAAGCGATGTATAAGCTCAGTTACGTGATTCGAGTCGCCGCGCCGGATCTAGACGAATTGAAGCGGCGTTGTAACGAAGTCATGGACTTCTACGATGATTTCAGTATTAAACTCGTACGCCCATTTGGCGATATGATCGGGCTGCATGGCGAGTTCCTTCCTGCCAGCAAACGGTATATGAATGATTACATCCAGTATGTGACCAGTGATTTTCTAGCCGGTTTAGGTTTTGGTGCCGCGCAGATGCTTGGGGAAACAGAGGGGATCTATATCGGCTACAATCTGGACACCGGGCGCAACGTTTACTTAAAGCCAAGCCTTGCGGCACAAGGCGTGAAAGGGTCTGTCACTAATGCACTTGCAGCGGCTTTTCTTGGTTCCCTTGGCGGCGGAAAATCCTTCTCGAACAACTTACTCGTCTATTATGCCGTCCTCTACGGGGGACAGGCGGTGATCTTAGATCCCAAATCCGAGCGTGGTGGGTGGAAGGAAACGCTACCGGAAATTGCCGAGGAAATTAACATCATCAATCTGACCAGAGAGGAACGCAACAAGGGCTTACTTGACCCTTATGTGATTATGAAACAGCCGAAGGATGCAGAGAGCCTCGCCATCGACATCCTTACCTTTCTCACAGGCATTTCCAGTCGGGATGGTGAGAAGTTCCCAACGCTTCGTAAGGCGATCCGTCGGGTGACGCAAAGCGACCGACGAGGGCTTTTGTGCGTCATTGACGAGTTATACAAGGAGGGCACTTCCGTTGCGAGCAGCATGGCTGACCATATCGACAGCATTAAGGACAGTAACCTGGGACACTTGTTGTTCTCTGATGGCATGACCGTTCAGTCGATCAGCCTGGATAAGCAGCTGAACATCATCCAAGTGGCGGACTTGGTGCTTCCAGATGCTGAAACCGAATTTAAGGAATACACGACTGTGGAACTTTTAAGTGTGGCGATTTTAATTGTCATCAGCACCTTTGCCCTTGATTTCATTCACTCCAACCGCAGCGTGTTTAAAATGGTGGACTTGGATGAAGCCTGGAGCTTTTTGCAGGTGGCACAGGGGAAGACCCTTTCCAACAAGCTGGTGCGGGCTGGTCGCGCCATGAACGCCGGTGTTTATTTCGTAACCCAGAACGCAGATGATTTACTGGATGAGAAGATGAAAAACAATATCGGTCTGAAATTTGCATTTCGTTCGACGGATATACACGAAATCAAGAAGACACTGGAATTCTTCGGCGTGGACAAGGAGGATGAACAAAACCAGAAACGATTACGTGAACTTGAAAATGGCCAGTGCCTTATCTCTGACTTGTATGGCCGTGTAGGTGTCATCCAGATTCATCCGGTCTTTGAGGAACTGCTCCATGCCTTTGACACCCGTCCACCGGTCAGAAAAGAGGTGACCTAA
- a CDS encoding FtsK/SpoIIIE domain-containing protein, translated as MKHFVYKGKRIRAGDQHLVFRFATTSLVLVFLLVLLAFHGKRLILTDWQKVRFLHDGSLQFAITPYLVFSVSTAVGVSLLATCLFYHFNRDRVKQLVHRQKLAKMILENKWYESEQVQHDGLFKDWPSGRTKEKITHFPKMYYRIKDGLIYIHVEITLGKYQDQLLHLEKKLESGLYCELVDKELKDSYVAYTLLYDTIANRISIEEVTAKDGRLKLMKSVYWEYDKLPHMLIAGGTGGGKTYFIFSLIEALARTDARLYILDPKNADLADLSEVMPNVYYRKEDMMTCLNQFYDEMMARSEAMKQMDGYKTGENYAYLGLPPHFLFFDEYVAFMEMIGKESTKVLSKLKQIVMLGRQAGYFLILACQRPDAKFLGDGIRDQFNFRVALGRMSEMGYNMMFNEVEKDFFLKPIKGRGYVDTGRSVISEFYTPLVPKGYDFITKIGKLVSSRPDGPAACEAKAVGTD; from the coding sequence ATGAAACATTTCGTGTATAAAGGAAAACGGATTCGAGCAGGTGATCAACACCTTGTTTTTCGATTTGCTACTACCTCGCTTGTTCTCGTTTTCCTACTCGTATTGCTGGCCTTCCATGGAAAGCGACTCATACTAACGGACTGGCAGAAAGTACGATTTTTACATGACGGCAGCTTGCAGTTTGCTATCACGCCCTATCTCGTGTTCAGTGTAAGTACTGCCGTAGGAGTGAGCTTACTCGCAACCTGCCTTTTTTACCATTTTAATCGTGATCGTGTGAAACAGCTCGTGCACCGCCAAAAGCTAGCCAAAATGATTCTAGAAAATAAATGGTATGAATCCGAACAGGTGCAACATGACGGACTCTTCAAAGACTGGCCATCCGGCAGGACAAAGGAGAAAATCACTCATTTCCCAAAGATGTATTACCGGATCAAAGATGGGCTGATTTACATCCACGTAGAAATTACGTTGGGTAAATATCAGGATCAGCTCCTACACTTAGAGAAGAAACTGGAAAGTGGTTTGTACTGTGAACTGGTGGACAAAGAACTCAAAGATTCCTATGTCGCCTATACTCTACTCTATGATACGATTGCTAATCGCATTTCCATTGAGGAAGTCACTGCTAAAGACGGTCGATTAAAGCTGATGAAGTCTGTTTATTGGGAGTATGATAAGTTACCTCATATGCTCATTGCCGGAGGCACAGGCGGAGGAAAGACATACTTCATCTTCTCGCTCATCGAGGCATTGGCGCGCACCGACGCCAGACTTTACATCCTCGACCCGAAGAATGCAGACCTTGCCGATCTTTCGGAAGTCATGCCCAACGTCTACTATCGGAAAGAAGACATGATGACCTGCCTGAATCAATTTTATGACGAAATGATGGCGCGCAGTGAAGCCATGAAACAGATGGATGGCTACAAAACGGGAGAAAACTATGCCTATCTGGGCTTGCCTCCCCACTTTCTCTTCTTTGATGAATACGTGGCGTTTATGGAGATGATTGGAAAAGAAAGTACTAAGGTTTTAAGTAAGCTAAAGCAGATCGTCATGCTTGGACGACAGGCTGGGTACTTCCTGATTTTGGCCTGCCAGCGTCCGGATGCTAAATTTTTAGGCGATGGGATTAGAGATCAATTCAATTTTCGTGTGGCACTAGGACGAATGTCAGAGATGGGCTACAACATGATGTTTAATGAGGTGGAAAAGGATTTTTTTCTGAAACCTATCAAGGGACGCGGTTATGTCGATACCGGCAGAAGTGTCATCTCAGAATTTTATACCCCTTTAGTGCCTAAAGGATACGATTTTATTACAAAAATCGGAAAACTGGTCAGCAGCAGGCCGGACGGACCGGCGGCGTGCGAAGCGAAAGCCGTAGGGACGGACTAG
- a CDS encoding YdcP family protein has product MELKHIIPNVEKTFGNLEYAGEGNVEQRRVNGRTMILSRSYNLYSDIQRADDIVLVLAPEAGEKHFEVEDKVKLINPRITAEGYKIGARGFTNYILHADDMVKA; this is encoded by the coding sequence ATGGAACTGAAACACATTATTCCAAACGTGGAAAAGACATTTGGAAACCTCGAATATGCTGGAGAAGGCAATGTGGAACAGCGCAGAGTAAATGGCCGTACGATGATCCTTTCCCGCAGCTATAATTTGTATTCTGACATCCAGAGAGCGGATGATATCGTCTTGGTGCTGGCACCGGAAGCGGGCGAAAAGCATTTTGAAGTCGAAGACAAAGTGAAACTGATTAATCCTCGCATTACCGCTGAGGGTTATAAAATTGGTGCTCGTGGTTTTACAAATTATATTCTGCACGCAGACGATATGGTGAAAGCATAA
- the guaA gene encoding glutamine-hydrolyzing GMP synthase: MGQPKNCIIVVDLGSQYNQLIARRIRDLGVYSELLPNTLTAEQIKEKQPTGIIFSGGPSSVYDDGAPKCDPAIFELGIPILGICYGMQLMSMHFGADVERASHREYGKAEISADTDSTLFAGQPAEQTVWMSHGDLVKAPPAGFKVEAKSESCPVAAMSHDAKKLYGVQFHPEVRHTKYGNDLLKNFVFSICKAENDWSMVHFIDQQVEKIRETVGDKKVLCALSGGVDSSVAAALVHKAIGDQLTCVFVDHGLLRKGEAEGVVETFQNRFHMNFIFVDAKKRFLDKLTDVNDPEKKRKIIGNEFIYVFEEEASKLDDISYLVQGTLYTDVVESGAGGSSQTIKSHHNVGGLPEDMTFKLIEPLNTLFKDEVRKLGTELGLPDDIVWRQPFPGPGLGIRVLGAITEDKLAIVRESDAILREEIKNAGLDRDIWQYFTVLPNIQSVGVMGDGRTYDNCVAIRAVTSIDGMTSDWARIPWEVLEKISTRIVNEVEHVNRIVYDITSKPPATIEWE; encoded by the coding sequence ATGGGACAACCTAAGAATTGTATTATTGTGGTGGATCTTGGCAGTCAGTATAATCAGCTGATCGCAAGAAGAATTCGTGATCTGGGTGTATACAGCGAGTTGCTGCCTAACACATTGACAGCGGAACAGATTAAGGAAAAGCAGCCGACAGGCATCATTTTTTCCGGCGGTCCTAGTAGTGTTTATGACGATGGTGCGCCGAAGTGCGATCCGGCGATCTTTGAATTGGGTATTCCGATTCTTGGCATCTGCTATGGCATGCAGCTGATGAGCATGCATTTTGGAGCTGATGTAGAACGCGCTTCTCACCGCGAATATGGAAAAGCGGAAATCTCCGCGGATACGGACAGCACATTGTTTGCTGGACAGCCGGCGGAACAGACAGTCTGGATGAGTCACGGTGATCTGGTCAAAGCACCACCTGCCGGATTCAAGGTTGAGGCAAAGAGTGAATCCTGTCCTGTAGCGGCGATGAGCCACGATGCGAAAAAACTGTATGGCGTTCAGTTCCACCCGGAAGTGCGCCACACAAAGTATGGTAATGATCTGTTGAAAAATTTTGTTTTTTCAATCTGCAAAGCGGAAAATGATTGGTCGATGGTTCACTTTATCGATCAGCAGGTTGAAAAGATCAGGGAAACAGTCGGTGACAAAAAAGTACTTTGCGCACTAAGCGGCGGGGTGGATTCGTCAGTCGCAGCCGCTTTGGTTCACAAAGCAATCGGCGACCAGCTGACCTGCGTGTTTGTCGATCACGGTCTGCTTCGGAAGGGTGAAGCGGAAGGCGTAGTCGAAACCTTCCAGAACCGGTTCCACATGAATTTTATTTTCGTCGATGCGAAGAAACGTTTTTTGGACAAACTGACAGATGTCAATGATCCGGAAAAAAAGCGCAAGATTATCGGCAACGAGTTCATCTATGTTTTTGAAGAAGAAGCCAGCAAACTGGATGATATCTCCTACCTCGTACAGGGAACGCTTTATACAGACGTTGTGGAAAGCGGCGCGGGCGGTTCTTCGCAGACAATCAAGTCGCACCACAATGTCGGCGGGCTTCCTGAAGACATGACGTTCAAGCTGATCGAACCGCTGAACACACTGTTCAAGGACGAAGTGCGCAAGCTCGGCACCGAGCTCGGCCTTCCGGACGATATCGTCTGGCGCCAGCCGTTCCCGGGGCCGGGCCTCGGCATCCGCGTGCTCGGCGCGATCACGGAAGATAAACTGGCAATCGTCCGCGAATCCGACGCGATCCTCCGCGAAGAAATCAAGAATGCCGGCCTCGACCGTGACATCTGGCAGTACTTCACCGTCCTGCCGAACATTCAAAGTGTCGGTGTCATGGGTGACGGACGGACTTACGACAACTGCGTCGCCATCCGAGCCGTCACCTCGATCGACGGCATGACCTCTGACTGGGCGAGGATTCCATGGGAAGTCCTTGAAAAAATCTCAACCCGAATCGTCAACGAGGTGGAGCATGTTAACCGGATTGTGTACGACATCACATCCAAGCCACCGGCAACGATAGAGTGGGAATAA
- a CDS encoding conjugal transfer protein, producing the protein MKKIRSYTSIWNVEKVIYAINDFQLPFPVTFTQMAWFVCSLLFVILFANLPPLSLIQGVLLKYVGLPVGFTWFMSQKTFDGKKPYGFLKSVLSYLLRPKVTYAGKPVKLKKENVGGAITAVRSERYGVPDQVHRK; encoded by the coding sequence GTGAAAAAAATCAGAAGTTATACCAGTATCTGGAACGTGGAAAAGGTGATCTATGCCATTAACGATTTCCAACTGCCCTTTCCGGTTACCTTCACACAGATGGCGTGGTTTGTCTGCTCGCTGCTGTTCGTGATCTTATTTGCCAACCTGCCACCCCTCTCCCTCATCCAAGGCGTCCTGCTGAAATATGTGGGTCTTCCGGTTGGCTTCACGTGGTTCATGTCACAGAAGACCTTTGATGGAAAAAAGCCCTATGGTTTTCTCAAATCCGTATTGTCCTACCTGCTCCGCCCTAAAGTGACCTATGCGGGAAAACCTGTGAAATTGAAAAAAGAAAATGTCGGCGGAGCGATTACCGCCGTGAGGAGTGAACGCTATGGCGTACCCGATCAAGTACATCGAAAATAA
- a CDS encoding putative quinol monooxygenase yields MIIIHALFKVKHEARDLFITETVPLIVGSRMEAGNISYSLYEDLSAPDTFIMVEEWKNEQAVEGHNNSAHFVRFGLRAESFFKIPTQVRVFNAEEKS; encoded by the coding sequence ATGATTATCATTCATGCCCTTTTCAAGGTAAAACATGAAGCAAGGGATCTATTCATTACCGAAACGGTACCGCTGATTGTCGGTTCGCGGATGGAAGCAGGCAACATTAGCTACAGCCTTTATGAAGACCTATCGGCGCCGGATACGTTTATCATGGTTGAGGAATGGAAAAATGAGCAGGCTGTTGAAGGGCACAACAATTCCGCACATTTTGTTCGATTTGGTCTCAGAGCCGAATCATTTTTCAAGATTCCGACCCAAGTCAGAGTTTTCAACGCGGAGGAAAAAAGCTGA
- a CDS encoding ArsB/NhaD family transporter: MDKEALIAIAIFMITYGFIISEKIHRTIIAMAGALTLIFFGVMNQAAALRYIDFNTLGLLIGMMIIVSITAQTGLFKFVSIQAAKSVNGHPLALLIVFSLIAAFGSAFLDNVTTVLLVVPVTFSVSRQLDISPVPFLMSEIFMANIGGTATMIGDPPNIMIGSSVRSLSFTDFITNLTPVILIISVATLLLLSFYYRKSLRGSAEMRNRLADLDPRDEITNPVLLVKSLTVLLLTVSGFFFHQALGVETATVALAGAFLLLLLTGDHYLDRALSDVEWSTIWFFAGLFVLVGGLVETGVITRLAAAALELTGGRPVPTTFLILWMSALASSFVDNIPFVATMIPLIKDMGEMGMNNLEPLWWSLSLGACLGGNGLLIGASANLVVAGLAGKEGYPITFIRFMKIGLPVMLLSIVIATIYVYLRYLL; encoded by the coding sequence ATGGATAAAGAGGCACTCATCGCCATTGCTATATTTATGATTACATACGGATTCATTATTTCCGAAAAAATACACCGGACCATCATTGCGATGGCCGGTGCCCTGACGCTGATTTTTTTCGGGGTGATGAATCAGGCGGCCGCGCTTCGTTATATCGATTTTAATACGCTTGGGCTGTTGATCGGCATGATGATTATTGTTTCGATCACTGCTCAAACCGGTTTGTTCAAATTTGTCTCCATACAGGCTGCGAAAAGCGTTAACGGACATCCGCTTGCTCTGCTCATTGTCTTTTCGCTGATCGCTGCCTTTGGCTCTGCTTTTCTGGATAATGTAACCACGGTGCTGCTGGTGGTGCCGGTAACCTTCAGTGTCTCAAGACAGCTTGATATTTCACCAGTCCCTTTCCTAATGTCGGAAATTTTTATGGCCAACATCGGCGGTACTGCAACGATGATCGGGGATCCGCCGAATATCATGATCGGAAGCAGTGTCAGAAGCCTGAGTTTTACGGATTTCATAACAAATCTGACTCCTGTAATCCTGATTATTTCAGTGGCCACACTTCTGCTTCTGAGTTTTTATTACAGGAAATCACTTCGGGGCAGTGCAGAAATGCGGAACAGGCTCGCTGATCTGGATCCTAGGGATGAAATTACCAATCCGGTGCTGCTTGTAAAATCGCTGACTGTTTTATTGCTGACGGTTTCCGGCTTTTTCTTTCATCAGGCGCTTGGGGTAGAGACGGCTACTGTTGCGCTTGCCGGTGCCTTCCTCCTCCTGCTGCTAACTGGTGATCATTATCTGGATCGGGCGCTTTCAGATGTGGAATGGAGCACGATCTGGTTCTTTGCCGGCCTGTTTGTTCTTGTGGGTGGACTCGTGGAGACGGGCGTGATTACCCGACTCGCGGCGGCTGCGCTGGAGCTGACCGGTGGCCGACCCGTGCCCACCACTTTTCTCATTCTGTGGATGAGCGCCCTTGCTTCATCTTTTGTGGATAATATTCCATTCGTTGCGACCATGATCCCGCTGATCAAGGACATGGGTGAAATGGGGATGAACAATCTGGAACCCTTGTGGTGGAGTCTGTCACTCGGCGCCTGTCTTGGCGGGAATGGCCTGCTGATCGGGGCCAGTGCCAATCTCGTTGTTGCCGGGCTTGCTGGAAAAGAAGGGTATCCGATCACATTCATCCGTTTTATGAAAATCGGCCTGCCGGTGATGTTGTTGTCGATTGTGATTGCAACAATATACGTCTACCTGAGGTATTTACTGTGA
- a CDS encoding YdcP family protein, translated as MRLAEGIVIDKEKTFGALKFSALRREVRVNNEDGTVSDEIKERTYDLKSRGQGRMIQVSIPATVPLKEFDYNAEVELINPVANTVATATFRGADVDWYIKAEDIVLKKKQAVAQSQPQTKGK; from the coding sequence ATGAGATTAGCTGAAGGTATTGTGATTGATAAGGAAAAGACATTTGGCGCATTGAAATTCTCCGCACTCCGCCGTGAGGTGCGCGTGAATAATGAGGACGGGACGGTTAGTGATGAAATTAAAGAACGGACTTATGACCTGAAATCTCGTGGACAGGGACGGATGATCCAAGTTAGTATCCCAGCTACGGTCCCATTAAAAGAATTTGATTATAATGCTGAAGTGGAACTGATCAACCCGGTGGCAAATACAGTGGCAACCGCTACTTTCCGAGGTGCAGATGTGGACTGGTACATCAAGGCCGAGGATATTGTGTTGAAAAAGAAACAAGCCGTCGCTCAATCGCAGCCACAAACAAAAGGGAAATAA
- the mobT gene encoding MobT family relaxase, giving the protein MSGIGLWVHQFKEKRLSFGLSQNRLAVAAGITRQYLNDIENGRAFPSADIKTALLKALERLNPDAPLEMLFDYVRIRFPTTDVKHVIEDILLLKIDYMLHEDYGFYSYMEHYALGDIFVMVSPDEQKGVLLELKGRGCRQFEGFLLAQHRGWNDFFMDTIGEGGVFKRLDLAIDDKAGILDIPLLTEKCRNEECISVFRSFKSYRSGELIRREEKEAMGHTLYIGSLKSEIYFCLYEKDYEQFVKSDIPIEEAEVKNRFEIRLKNERADHAIFDLMAYHDAERTAFSIINRYLRFVDKVENKRRSTWKMNENWAWFIGKNREKLKLTTQPEPYSFDRTLGWLQRQVAPTLKVALWLDQIKDTTVIDDMIRHAKLTKRHEKIVQQQADAAEQMVTNHHRQK; this is encoded by the coding sequence TTGAGCGGAATTGGCTTATGGGTGCACCAATTTAAAGAAAAGCGGCTTTCCTTCGGCCTTTCACAAAATCGTCTGGCGGTCGCCGCCGGTATTACCCGGCAGTATCTAAACGACATTGAAAACGGTCGAGCTTTCCCGTCGGCTGACATCAAGACAGCATTGCTGAAAGCACTTGAACGGCTCAATCCCGATGCACCGCTTGAGATGCTGTTTGACTATGTGCGGATACGATTCCCAACCACGGATGTGAAGCATGTCATCGAAGACATTCTACTTCTGAAGATAGACTACATGCTCCATGAAGACTACGGTTTCTATTCCTACATGGAACACTACGCTTTAGGAGACATTTTCGTGATGGTCTCTCCCGATGAACAGAAAGGTGTGCTGCTGGAACTGAAAGGACGGGGCTGTCGTCAGTTTGAGGGGTTTCTTTTAGCTCAACATCGAGGCTGGAACGATTTTTTCATGGATACCATCGGCGAGGGAGGCGTATTCAAACGGTTAGACTTAGCGATCGATGACAAGGCAGGCATCCTGGATATCCCACTGCTGACGGAGAAGTGTCGAAATGAGGAATGCATCTCCGTGTTTCGCAGTTTTAAGAGTTATCGCAGCGGCGAGCTCATCCGCCGAGAGGAAAAGGAAGCGATGGGGCACACGCTCTATATCGGTTCCCTGAAAAGTGAAATCTATTTCTGCCTTTATGAAAAGGACTACGAGCAGTTTGTAAAGAGTGACATCCCTATCGAGGAAGCCGAAGTCAAAAACCGATTTGAAATCCGCCTGAAAAACGAACGTGCCGATCACGCCATCTTTGACCTGATGGCTTACCACGATGCGGAGCGTACGGCTTTTTCCATCATCAACCGTTACCTACGTTTTGTGGACAAAGTGGAAAATAAGCGACGCAGCACATGGAAAATGAACGAAAACTGGGCCTGGTTTATCGGGAAAAACCGGGAGAAATTGAAATTAACCACGCAACCGGAGCCGTATTCTTTTGACCGGACCTTAGGCTGGTTACAACGACAGGTAGCCCCGACGTTAAAAGTGGCGCTTTGGCTTGATCAGATCAAAGATACCACGGTTATTGATGACATGATCCGACATGCCAAGCTCACGAAACGCCACGAAAAAATAGTCCAGCAGCAGGCCGATGCTGCCGAACAGATGGTCACGAATCATCATCGGCAAAAATGA